In Aedes albopictus strain Foshan chromosome 3, AalbF5, whole genome shotgun sequence, the genomic window GGTGCTGGTGCCAACCCCGCGGTAGCTCAGGCTACCGTTACAGAGGTTGCAGCTTCGTACGCAGATAGGCCACAGTATTTCACCGATGGCTCATTAGTACAAGAGGAAGTAGGTTATGGAGTGTCTGGGGAGGCCATAAGCCGCTGCGGCCGGCTACCCGGTCTCTGTGGTATCTTCTCAGCTGAGGCCTATGCACTACTGCAAGCTTGCAGGCATGCAAATGGGTCTCAGGCTGTTGTCTTCTCGGACTCCGCGAGTTGTCTCTCCGCCCTAGATCATGGGAAAGTTGGACACCCGTGGCTGATTGAGGTGCAACAGTACACGAACATAACCTTTGTCTGGGTACCTGGACACGCAGGTATCCCGGGCAACGAGGCCGCCGATGTTCTAGCAAACCAGGGTCGTCATGCTCCGCAGGAGGAATCTTCGGTGCCTCTCTGTGACGTAACCCGCTGGATCAAGCGGACCTCCAGAGAAACGTGGGACTCGGCCTGGTATCACAACCGGGACGCTTTCATACGTAGGATAAAGAACGACACACAAGAGTGGAGAGATGTTCCTAATTCTCGAGATCAGAAGATTCTGACTCGGCTGAGAATTGGACACACTCGGCTCACTCATGGGTCAAGATTCGGTGGTAATACGGCCTACTGTCAGGGTTGCGGGCAAATACTAGATGTAACGCACATACTAGTAGACTGTCCCGCGCGTGAGTTGTTAAGGGCGGAACACGGCGTTCGCGGCTCAATACTGGAAGTATTGGTGAATGACCGTAACGCGGAAAAAGGAGTTATTAAGCTGATTAGGGCACTAGGGCTCTATGATGCTATCTAGTGGATTAGGGCTCTGGTGCTCTATGACGCTAGGGcgccacactggggcaggattgaaaatacacggaaaaaacctctagctcgtcgagatgtcgagatacgcacttggtgtcttcagagaaaatatttctatgaacatatcgaccttgttcatagaaacggtagcatatttttcttacgttattcgcataaaagtcctataagtcattttggccatctttcattttagcgatatggtgtcttcggcaaagttgttcggctatttatgctaaaaaagtttgccgaagacgtcaaatttccaaagcctactgttcttgagatattagtcgttttataaaatacctacctaaaatcgagttttttcattaaattacgtttgtaaacaaattaaatgtccgttttcgagttataataatgaaaaatactaaaataaaacatatgtaaaataaattagttggaaaaaacaaaatatgcattgatttttcatagaaagttcctgaaaatcacgcaaaatgtatatag contains:
- the LOC134290303 gene encoding uncharacterized protein LOC134290303, coding for MQQAVDCVVEWADSVGFKISPKKSNLMHVCFDHTHRPALPPVSIGEHAVKAVREMKLLGLLIDNKLTFIKHAKQVKEKLNTKTCSGAFKTSPVASLLVECGRLPLVHLVAEDLATKAARALERDHLAGGMPVVQLASSQWHDLTSTNLPSLVTRPRLWQRAWDADVPKIDWRMREKCGAGANPAVAQATVTEVAASYADRPQYFTDGSLVQEEVGYGVSGEAISRCGRLPGLCGIFSAEAYALLQACRHANGSQAVVFSDSASCLSALDHGKVGHPWLIEVQQYTNITFVWVPGHAGIPGNEAADVLANQGRHAPQEESSVPLCDVTRWIKRTSRETWDSAWYHNRDAFIRRIKNDTQEWRDVPNSRDQKILTRLRIGHTRLTHGSRFGGNTAYCQGCGQILDVTHILVDCPARELLRAEHGVRGSILEVLVNDRNAEKGVIKLIRALGLYDAI